The following are encoded in a window of Salinigranum halophilum genomic DNA:
- a CDS encoding glycosyltransferase, whose translation MTRPNQRTVLLVSDYLPTDPGGRAEKLATREVLLDERGWNLVICPVDEPYVLTLPVAIIRGVRMARKHDVDVVHSINNPFHLHLIGFVISLLCGLPWLAELRDALVTDPDVAAGSARYHARRLVEQLVVSRATKVVWIDGIQLPPDYFRTQYPDHNADIERLPFLGFVPDRFEDAGAAAYDTFTITYAGSFYPGWLEPFSFLDGLNQFIRDADDDIVVQFYGDWCDEYQQYAEDHAVDTVVRTHGFVPHEEIVPVLNGSDAVLYIGGTDEKNARNVPSKIWDYIASRRPILAVVDPSFRVATFIEEHDLGVVASPDDPAEVATALRQLRDGQFHGASTAVYERFSRSQLVDELARVLDSMYEAAE comes from the coding sequence GTGACCCGACCGAATCAGCGGACAGTACTCCTGGTCTCGGATTACCTCCCGACGGACCCCGGTGGACGTGCGGAGAAACTGGCGACGAGGGAGGTGCTGCTCGATGAGCGAGGGTGGAATCTCGTCATCTGCCCGGTCGACGAGCCCTACGTCCTCACCCTTCCTGTGGCGATCATTCGGGGTGTCCGCATGGCTCGAAAACACGACGTGGACGTGGTTCACTCTATCAACAACCCGTTCCACCTGCACCTCATCGGGTTCGTCATCAGCCTCCTCTGTGGGCTCCCGTGGCTCGCCGAACTCCGGGACGCACTCGTGACTGATCCCGACGTGGCAGCGGGCTCTGCCCGGTATCACGCCAGACGGCTCGTCGAGCAGCTGGTCGTCTCCCGTGCGACGAAGGTGGTGTGGATCGACGGTATCCAACTCCCACCGGACTACTTCCGCACACAGTACCCCGATCACAACGCGGATATCGAACGGCTCCCGTTCCTCGGGTTCGTCCCGGACCGCTTCGAGGACGCGGGAGCGGCCGCCTACGACACGTTCACGATTACCTACGCGGGGTCGTTCTACCCCGGCTGGCTGGAGCCGTTCTCGTTCCTCGACGGCCTCAACCAGTTCATCCGGGACGCTGATGACGACATCGTCGTCCAGTTCTACGGCGACTGGTGCGACGAGTATCAGCAGTATGCCGAAGACCACGCCGTCGATACGGTCGTTCGAACACACGGGTTCGTTCCCCACGAGGAAATCGTCCCTGTGCTCAACGGGTCGGATGCGGTGTTGTACATCGGCGGAACCGACGAGAAGAACGCACGAAACGTCCCCTCGAAGATCTGGGACTACATCGCTTCGAGACGACCGATTCTGGCCGTCGTCGACCCGTCGTTTCGAGTCGCCACGTTCATCGAAGAGCACGACCTCGGCGTCGTCGCCTCACCGGACGACCCCGCGGAGGTCGCGACGGCACTTCGTCAACTTCGAGACGGGCAGTTCCACGGTGCCTCGACGGCAGTCTACGAACGGTTCTCACGGTCACAGCTCGTCGACGAACTAGCGAGGGTACTCGACTCGATGTACGAGGCGGCCGAGTGA
- a CDS encoding NAD-dependent epimerase/dehydratase family protein, with the protein MRVLVTGGAGYIGNYIIEELLQNGHDVRVLDSMLFGDDALEPFFDHERLEIREGDIRHIEDLSYALEDMEAVVHMAGIVGDPACDVNEQATQSVNIEATKALVETCKLHDIDRLVFASTCSVYGASELMELNEGSYLNPLSLYAESKIESEEIILHATNEKFADANDLTPTILRLGTLFGWSRRMRFDLVVNLLTAKAVLEGDIPVYGGEQYRPLVHAQDAARAFVAVLEAPREKVDQQIFNVGDNDLNYQIKEVGRIVEENVPDAEVRFVEHKEDERTYRVSFDKINYILGWEAEKDIADGVGEIKAWMDQEDITEYGKDAFRNSEYPYI; encoded by the coding sequence ATGCGAGTACTCGTCACGGGCGGCGCCGGCTACATCGGGAACTACATCATCGAGGAACTCCTCCAGAACGGTCACGACGTTCGTGTGCTCGACTCGATGCTCTTCGGAGACGACGCACTCGAGCCGTTCTTCGACCACGAGCGACTCGAGATTCGAGAGGGCGACATCCGCCACATCGAGGACCTGTCTTACGCTCTCGAGGACATGGAGGCGGTCGTCCACATGGCCGGTATCGTCGGCGACCCCGCGTGTGACGTGAACGAACAGGCGACCCAGTCGGTGAATATCGAGGCGACGAAGGCGCTCGTCGAGACGTGCAAGCTCCACGACATCGACCGCCTCGTCTTCGCCTCCACCTGTAGCGTCTACGGCGCGAGCGAACTGATGGAACTCAACGAGGGGTCGTATCTCAACCCGCTCTCGCTGTACGCCGAGTCGAAGATCGAGTCCGAGGAGATCATCCTCCACGCGACGAACGAGAAGTTCGCCGACGCGAACGACCTCACGCCGACGATTCTCCGACTGGGGACCCTCTTCGGCTGGTCGCGGCGGATGCGGTTCGACCTCGTGGTGAACCTCCTGACCGCGAAGGCAGTGCTCGAAGGCGACATCCCCGTCTACGGTGGCGAACAGTACCGCCCGCTCGTCCACGCCCAGGACGCCGCCCGGGCGTTCGTCGCCGTGCTGGAAGCCCCGAGGGAGAAGGTCGACCAGCAGATTTTCAACGTCGGCGACAACGACCTCAACTACCAGATCAAGGAGGTGGGTCGCATCGTCGAGGAGAACGTCCCCGACGCCGAGGTGCGCTTCGTCGAGCACAAGGAGGACGAACGCACCTATCGGGTGAGCTTCGACAAGATCAACTACATCCTCGGCTGGGAGGCGGAGAAGGACATCGCGGACGGTGTCGGGGAAATCAAGGCGTGGATGGATCAAGAAGACATCACCGAGTACGGAAAGGACGCGTTCCGGAACTCCGAGTACCCGTATATATAA
- a CDS encoding oligosaccharide flippase family protein — MRIGQNSVIAFLSQALTSVAGFVATVYIARELGEATLGVYSLVLAVVIWLKIIGGLGIQTALKKRLSEPGDDGPYLVAGVVTQLIVFVVLASVVVGLGPWLSSYLRGTPVGTVVALFALTLSFAFVTTALEGQNRVHIASLLAPADRLVRSVVQILLIVVGFGLTGLLFGYGLGALVGTLLGVVFFSVPLALPTREHFEAITGYAKYSWLSNLSNRAFASMDTLVLGLFVADGLIGVYEVAWNLASVLAVFGVAIGTAMFPAMSELSSEGNLEEVRYLFSDSMSFTGLLLIPGLVGAALVGDLVLTLYGQSFSRGHLVLVVLTFSRTVYAYEFQIVNTLNALDRPDRAFRIDGVFITVNVALNLVLVWQFGWVGAAAATAVSAVVALALGHRAVQDVVGVQLPLDEIGRQLLAAVVMGLVVAGGRYLLAPTLVTGVVLVVVGGVVYFAALTGLSVRFREVVVDNVPF, encoded by the coding sequence ATGCGTATCGGACAGAACTCGGTCATCGCCTTTCTCTCACAGGCCCTCACGTCCGTTGCGGGATTCGTCGCGACCGTCTACATCGCCCGCGAACTGGGTGAGGCGACACTCGGCGTGTACAGCCTGGTGTTGGCCGTCGTCATCTGGCTGAAGATCATCGGCGGGCTCGGGATTCAAACCGCGCTCAAGAAGCGGCTCTCCGAACCCGGCGACGACGGGCCGTATCTCGTCGCCGGCGTGGTGACGCAACTGATCGTCTTCGTCGTGCTGGCCAGCGTCGTGGTCGGCCTCGGCCCGTGGCTCTCGTCGTACCTCCGCGGGACGCCCGTCGGGACCGTCGTCGCCCTGTTCGCCCTCACGCTCTCGTTCGCGTTCGTGACGACGGCACTCGAAGGGCAGAACCGCGTCCACATCGCCTCGCTCCTCGCCCCGGCGGACCGACTCGTCCGGAGCGTCGTCCAGATCCTCCTCATCGTCGTCGGGTTCGGTCTCACCGGGCTCCTGTTCGGCTACGGCCTCGGCGCGCTCGTCGGCACCCTCCTCGGAGTCGTGTTCTTCTCGGTGCCGCTCGCGCTCCCGACGAGGGAACACTTCGAGGCCATCACCGGCTACGCGAAGTACTCGTGGCTGAGCAATCTGAGCAACCGTGCGTTCGCGTCGATGGACACCCTCGTCCTCGGGCTGTTCGTCGCCGACGGGCTCATCGGGGTGTACGAGGTGGCGTGGAACCTCGCGTCGGTTCTCGCCGTGTTCGGCGTCGCCATCGGGACGGCGATGTTCCCGGCGATGAGCGAACTCTCGAGCGAGGGGAACCTCGAGGAGGTCCGGTACCTGTTCTCGGACTCGATGTCGTTCACCGGACTGCTCCTCATCCCGGGGCTCGTCGGCGCGGCGCTCGTCGGCGACCTCGTCTTGACGCTGTACGGGCAGTCGTTCTCACGCGGCCATCTCGTCTTGGTCGTCCTGACGTTCTCCCGGACGGTGTACGCGTACGAGTTCCAGATCGTCAACACACTGAACGCACTCGACCGGCCCGACCGCGCGTTCCGTATCGACGGTGTGTTCATCACGGTGAACGTCGCGCTCAACCTCGTCCTCGTCTGGCAGTTCGGCTGGGTCGGTGCCGCCGCGGCGACCGCTGTCTCGGCCGTCGTCGCCCTCGCGCTCGGACACCGTGCGGTGCAGGACGTCGTCGGGGTGCAGTTGCCACTGGACGAGATCGGACGCCAGCTGCTCGCCGCGGTCGTCATGGGGCTCGTCGTGGCCGGGGGGCGATACCTCCTCGCCCCGACGCTCGTGACTGGCGTCGTCCTCGTCGTTGTCGGCGGGGTCGTCTACTTCGCCGCGCTGACGGGGCTCTCGGTTCGGTTCCGGGAGGTCGTCGTCGACAACGTTCCCTTCTGA
- the aglM gene encoding UDP-glucose 6-dehydrogenase AglM: protein MDISVIGSGYVGTTLAACLAELGHDVVNVDIDEEVVATLTRGEPPIHEEHLPELVSRHVLETERLSATTDYTAVLDTEATFVALPTPSREDGSIDLSIMEAGAEQLGETLTEKDAWHTVIVKSTVVPGSTQDLIAPLVAEASGNELGEEVGVGMNPEFLREGTAVMDFMEPDKVVLGADDDRTLAVQRRVYEPLTDRYDTSVVETGTREAEMMKYANNAFLAAKVSLINDLGNICKELGVDTYEIADAMGLDDRITRSFLDSGLGWGGSCFPKDVAAIIAAARAEGYEPPMLTAAVEVNEMMPERLLGLLDDHLDVTGKRVALLGLSFKPGTDDVRETRSAPLLRGLAERGADVVAHDPAAVETMRKAYPDLEFAVADSPEEALDGAYACLVATDWPEYADLDAAFDAMAHPLVLDGRHCIEPREGLVYEGLTW, encoded by the coding sequence ATGGATATCAGCGTCATCGGGAGCGGGTACGTCGGCACGACGCTCGCAGCCTGTCTCGCGGAACTGGGCCACGACGTCGTCAACGTCGACATCGACGAGGAGGTCGTCGCGACGCTCACCCGCGGCGAACCGCCCATCCACGAGGAACACCTCCCGGAACTGGTCTCACGGCACGTCTTAGAAACAGAGCGCCTCAGCGCGACGACCGACTACACGGCCGTCCTCGACACGGAAGCGACGTTCGTCGCGCTGCCGACGCCCTCTCGTGAGGACGGGAGTATCGACCTCTCCATCATGGAGGCCGGGGCGGAGCAGTTGGGCGAAACCCTCACGGAGAAAGACGCGTGGCACACGGTCATCGTCAAGAGTACCGTCGTTCCGGGGTCGACGCAGGACCTCATCGCGCCGCTCGTCGCCGAGGCGAGCGGGAACGAGCTGGGCGAGGAGGTCGGCGTCGGGATGAACCCCGAGTTCCTGCGCGAGGGGACCGCCGTGATGGACTTCATGGAGCCGGACAAGGTAGTGCTGGGCGCGGACGACGACCGGACGCTCGCCGTCCAGCGGCGTGTCTACGAGCCCCTCACCGACCGGTACGACACCAGCGTCGTCGAGACCGGCACCAGAGAGGCGGAGATGATGAAGTACGCGAACAACGCGTTCCTCGCGGCAAAAGTGTCACTCATCAACGATTTGGGGAACATCTGCAAGGAACTCGGCGTCGACACCTACGAGATCGCCGACGCGATGGGGCTGGACGACCGCATCACGCGGTCGTTCCTCGACTCCGGGTTGGGATGGGGCGGCTCGTGCTTCCCGAAGGACGTCGCGGCCATCATCGCGGCGGCCCGTGCCGAGGGGTACGAACCCCCGATGCTGACGGCCGCGGTCGAGGTGAACGAGATGATGCCCGAGCGGCTCCTCGGTCTGTTGGACGACCATCTCGACGTCACCGGCAAGCGCGTGGCACTGCTCGGCCTGTCGTTCAAACCCGGTACCGACGACGTCCGAGAGACGCGCTCGGCACCGCTCCTGCGCGGGCTCGCGGAACGGGGAGCCGACGTCGTCGCCCACGACCCGGCGGCCGTCGAGACGATGCGGAAGGCGTACCCCGACCTCGAGTTCGCCGTCGCCGACAGTCCCGAAGAAGCGCTCGACGGTGCGTACGCGTGTCTCGTCGCGACGGACTGGCCCGAGTACGCCGACCTCGACGCGGCGTTCGACGCGATGGCACACCCGCTCGTCCTCGACGGGAGACACTGTATCGAGCCGCGCGAGGGACTCGTCTACGAAGGGCTGACCTGGTAG
- a CDS encoding methionyl-tRNA formyltransferase, with product MSHENLNVGYLGYSTVTKEILDAIDVDPELVISFTDEVEATYGRGVAYESYDPWLRVETINSPEALDALREHDIDVLLVMGWPELLHEDALETPNVGCVGRHLSLLPERRGRAPVAWALIHGLDRTGVSLFWLDEGVDSGPILEQGIVDIAPDDHAQELHDKCTQESITLLEESLLPRFCEGDFSADPQDAGDATYTHPRRPDMGIIDWTDSAWDVHNFVRGQSHPYPGAFSYHEMNKVTAWESRVSHPTVTKAAPGAVLDATAETDRVVVQCGEGTVDLSVEYTNDDNPATAGDRLGAAPY from the coding sequence ATGTCTCACGAGAATCTGAACGTCGGCTATCTCGGGTACAGCACGGTTACCAAAGAGATACTCGACGCCATCGACGTCGACCCGGAACTGGTCATCTCGTTCACCGACGAGGTCGAAGCGACGTACGGTCGAGGGGTGGCGTACGAGTCGTACGACCCGTGGCTCCGGGTCGAGACGATCAACTCCCCGGAGGCGCTCGACGCGCTGCGAGAACACGATATCGACGTCCTCCTCGTCATGGGGTGGCCAGAGTTGCTCCACGAGGACGCGCTCGAGACGCCGAACGTCGGGTGCGTCGGCCGACACCTCTCACTGCTGCCCGAACGTCGGGGGCGAGCGCCGGTGGCGTGGGCACTCATTCACGGCCTCGACCGGACGGGTGTCTCGCTGTTCTGGCTCGACGAGGGCGTCGACTCCGGTCCCATCCTCGAACAGGGTATCGTAGACATCGCTCCTGACGACCACGCTCAGGAGCTTCACGACAAGTGTACCCAGGAGTCGATTACGCTCCTCGAGGAGTCGCTCCTCCCACGGTTCTGCGAGGGCGACTTCTCTGCGGACCCACAGGACGCCGGCGACGCGACCTATACCCATCCGCGACGGCCAGACATGGGAATCATCGACTGGACCGATTCGGCGTGGGACGTCCACAACTTCGTCCGCGGACAGTCACACCCATACCCTGGCGCGTTCTCCTACCACGAAATGAACAAGGTGACTGCGTGGGAGAGCCGCGTGTCCCACCCGACCGTGACGAAGGCCGCACCGGGGGCTGTCCTCGACGCGACAGCGGAGACCGACCGCGTCGTCGTCCAGTGCGGCGAGGGGACCGTCGACCTCTCAGTCGAGTACACGAACGACGACAATCCTGCGACAGCGGGAGACCGTCTGGGGGCGGCACCGTACTGA
- a CDS encoding NAD-dependent epimerase/dehydratase family protein codes for MTVLLTGADGYVGWPTALRLADQLDERVVCVDNLGRREWVEQVGSVSAVPVDSPADRFAARENLSFVEGDLADRDVVAGLLDVHEPDTVLHLAAQPSAPYAGINGERALYTQRNNVSCALNLLHGLHEAGLDDTHFVETTTTGVYGAPGFPIPEGGAVMENDGERDHVPFPAMGGSWYHQTKAFDAGNMRLAAADFDLDVSDVRTAIVYGTRTPETDDTGLETRFDFDYYFGTVVNRFCAQAVAGYPITVYGKGEQRKPMVSLEDTVESLVRLTERGHAGESGTVDVYNQVTRPVAIVELAETIADVAAEYGIDAEVKHYENPRDEDESHKMEIDNDRFIDLVGGQRQTLEDGIHDVFGSLVDHRDRIEAHEDRFLPGVLVDE; via the coding sequence ATGACCGTACTTCTCACCGGAGCGGACGGCTACGTCGGGTGGCCGACGGCGCTCCGACTCGCGGACCAGCTGGACGAACGCGTCGTCTGCGTCGACAACCTCGGCCGGCGTGAGTGGGTCGAACAGGTCGGAAGCGTCTCTGCCGTCCCGGTCGACTCGCCCGCCGACCGGTTCGCGGCGAGAGAGAACCTGAGCTTCGTCGAGGGCGACCTCGCCGACCGCGACGTCGTGGCCGGCTTGCTCGACGTGCACGAACCCGACACCGTGCTCCACCTCGCGGCACAGCCGAGCGCCCCCTACGCGGGTATCAACGGCGAACGGGCGCTGTACACCCAGCGAAACAACGTCTCGTGTGCACTGAACCTCCTCCACGGCCTGCACGAGGCCGGACTGGACGATACGCACTTCGTCGAGACGACGACCACCGGCGTCTACGGCGCACCCGGCTTCCCGATTCCCGAGGGCGGCGCGGTGATGGAGAACGACGGCGAGCGCGACCACGTTCCGTTCCCCGCGATGGGTGGGAGCTGGTACCACCAGACAAAGGCGTTCGACGCGGGCAACATGCGCCTCGCCGCCGCCGACTTCGACCTCGACGTCAGCGACGTTCGGACCGCCATCGTCTACGGGACGCGCACGCCCGAGACCGACGACACCGGGCTGGAGACGCGGTTCGACTTCGACTACTACTTCGGCACCGTCGTCAACCGGTTCTGTGCACAGGCGGTGGCCGGCTACCCCATCACGGTGTACGGTAAGGGCGAACAGCGGAAACCGATGGTGAGCCTCGAAGACACCGTCGAGAGCCTCGTCCGCCTCACCGAGCGGGGACACGCCGGCGAGTCAGGGACGGTCGACGTGTACAACCAGGTCACGCGACCCGTCGCCATCGTGGAACTCGCCGAGACGATCGCCGACGTCGCCGCTGAGTACGGCATCGACGCCGAGGTGAAACACTACGAGAACCCGCGCGACGAGGACGAGAGCCACAAGATGGAGATCGACAACGACCGGTTCATCGACCTCGTCGGCGGACAGCGCCAGACGCTCGAAGACGGCATCCACGACGTGTTCGGCTCGCTCGTCGACCACCGCGACCGCATCGAGGCCCACGAGGACCGCTTCCTCCCGGGCGTGCTCGTCGACGAGTAA
- a CDS encoding acyltransferase, with translation MTGTIHQPSVVIDEENLALHETGRIDAFCYINCSGGVEIGPESVIHCGSHVVGAGGLVMGARSVVTYNCVLATAVPGMDGPMSSMVDKREVNRNVAPITIGDEAFVGSCAVVMPGVTIHDAGVVAAGAYVDRDVPPGTVLMPDGSTRERPGEWSRFTNR, from the coding sequence ATGACCGGGACGATTCACCAGCCGAGCGTGGTCATCGATGAGGAGAACCTGGCGCTCCACGAGACGGGGCGCATCGACGCGTTCTGTTACATCAACTGCAGTGGCGGGGTCGAAATCGGTCCCGAATCCGTCATCCACTGCGGGAGCCACGTCGTCGGTGCCGGCGGGCTGGTTATGGGGGCACGAAGCGTCGTGACGTACAACTGTGTCCTCGCCACGGCGGTCCCGGGGATGGACGGCCCGATGTCGTCGATGGTCGACAAACGTGAGGTGAACCGGAACGTCGCTCCCATAACGATCGGTGACGAGGCGTTCGTCGGCTCGTGTGCGGTGGTTATGCCAGGGGTGACGATTCACGACGCCGGTGTGGTAGCCGCTGGCGCCTACGTCGACAGAGACGTCCCACCGGGGACCGTCCTGATGCCCGACGGGTCGACTCGTGAGCGGCCGGGGGAGTGGTCACGGTTCACTAACCGGTGA
- a CDS encoding PIG-L deacetylase family protein, with protein sequence MQVVIYVCHVDDGVLGCGGTIPQMVEAGHTVDVVYLTEDYNYHPEKNYDNRDNAHEALGSLGVPSDHIHFLDFPTMKLDTTPLIDINIAFDELGLDPDVILTLDEGDVNQDHWAAFRSAMVVGRSIEKPVGIATLEVLSSSEWGPEPFAPNFYTDVSETIDQKVEAMRKIESEVEEWPHPRSVEGIRTKARQRGMEVGYDHAEAFNIVRWFDFDDALTG encoded by the coding sequence ATGCAGGTCGTCATCTACGTCTGCCACGTCGACGACGGCGTTCTCGGCTGTGGTGGGACGATTCCACAGATGGTCGAGGCCGGGCACACCGTCGACGTCGTGTACTTGACTGAGGACTACAACTACCACCCGGAGAAGAACTACGACAACCGGGACAACGCCCACGAGGCGCTCGGGTCGCTTGGAGTCCCGTCGGACCACATCCACTTCCTGGACTTCCCGACGATGAAGCTCGATACGACCCCGCTCATCGACATCAACATCGCGTTCGACGAACTCGGGCTCGACCCGGACGTCATCCTCACGCTCGACGAGGGTGACGTCAACCAGGACCACTGGGCGGCGTTCCGGAGCGCGATGGTCGTCGGCCGCTCCATAGAGAAACCGGTCGGAATCGCTACGCTAGAGGTGCTCTCGTCGAGCGAGTGGGGGCCGGAACCGTTCGCTCCGAACTTCTACACCGACGTCTCGGAGACCATCGACCAGAAGGTCGAGGCGATGCGGAAAATCGAGTCCGAGGTCGAGGAGTGGCCACACCCGCGCTCGGTCGAAGGGATTCGAACGAAGGCCAGACAACGTGGCATGGAGGTCGGCTACGACCACGCGGAGGCGTTCAACATCGTCCGGTGGTTCGATTTCGACGACGCGCTCACCGGTTAG
- a CDS encoding sulfatase-like hydrolase/transferase, with protein sequence MQNLLLITVDSLRADHMSCYGYERETSPSLDALAASSHRFTSAFAHAHATRASFPSILTSTYPTMYGGFERLAPEQTVVAEPLQEAGLDTAGFHSNPFLSRGFGYERGFDTFYDSQSEPTLFSKLREWVKQNLDNDGVVFGLLSSAFNATERKAGIEIGSSYVKADDLTDRAVEWVDRPDASATGNFLWVHYMDVHHPYVPPERYQRLFRSEPVADRRSIRLRRKMLQTPADVTDEELQTIVDLYDAEIRFVDDEVDRLLRHVAERWGETAVFFTADHGEEFRDHGAFSHGTLHDEGIHVPLVVDLDDTGGTHDELVGLLDLAPTILDYAGVEAPETYLGRSFRPLLDGGTWTRDHVIGERGSDDETGNARMYYRDRRWKYLVDGGPPQLFDVVADPDERDDVIDQHPEVSARIAEVLSDHRATVDRTDTDLDAVELDDDIEDRLTALGYRDE encoded by the coding sequence ATGCAGAATCTCCTCCTGATCACCGTCGACTCGCTCCGAGCCGACCACATGAGCTGTTACGGCTACGAGCGAGAGACGTCCCCGTCGCTCGACGCACTCGCGGCGTCCTCCCATCGGTTCACCAGCGCGTTCGCTCACGCCCACGCGACCCGCGCGTCGTTCCCGAGCATCCTGACGTCGACGTATCCGACGATGTACGGCGGGTTCGAACGGCTCGCCCCCGAGCAGACCGTCGTCGCGGAGCCGCTCCAGGAGGCCGGGCTCGACACGGCGGGCTTTCACTCCAATCCGTTCCTCTCGCGGGGGTTCGGCTACGAGCGCGGGTTCGACACGTTCTACGACTCACAGTCGGAGCCGACGCTCTTCTCGAAGCTCCGCGAGTGGGTGAAACAGAACCTCGACAACGACGGGGTCGTCTTCGGCCTCCTGAGTTCGGCGTTCAACGCGACCGAACGGAAGGCGGGTATCGAAATCGGGTCGTCGTACGTCAAGGCGGACGACCTGACCGACCGAGCGGTCGAGTGGGTGGACAGACCCGACGCGTCTGCGACGGGGAACTTCCTCTGGGTCCACTACATGGACGTCCACCATCCGTACGTGCCACCCGAACGGTACCAGCGGCTGTTCCGGTCGGAGCCGGTCGCCGACCGCCGGTCCATCCGCCTGCGCCGGAAGATGCTCCAGACCCCCGCAGACGTTACGGACGAGGAACTGCAGACCATCGTCGACCTGTACGACGCCGAGATCCGGTTCGTGGACGACGAGGTCGACCGACTCCTGCGTCACGTCGCCGAGCGCTGGGGAGAGACGGCCGTGTTCTTCACGGCCGACCACGGCGAGGAGTTCCGCGACCACGGCGCGTTCAGTCACGGGACGCTCCACGACGAGGGGATTCACGTCCCGCTCGTCGTCGACCTCGACGACACCGGCGGGACGCACGACGAACTCGTCGGACTCCTCGACCTCGCCCCGACGATTCTCGACTACGCCGGCGTCGAGGCACCGGAGACGTATCTGGGGCGGAGCTTCAGACCCCTGCTCGACGGCGGGACGTGGACCCGCGACCACGTCATCGGCGAGCGGGGTTCGGACGACGAGACGGGTAACGCCCGGATGTACTACCGCGACCGCCGCTGGAAGTACCTCGTCGACGGCGGTCCACCGCAGCTGTTCGACGTCGTCGCCGACCCCGACGAACGCGACGACGTCATCGACCAGCACCCCGAGGTGAGTGCGCGCATCGCCGAGGTCCTCTCGGACCACCGGGCGACCGTCGACCGCACGGACACCGACCTCGACGCCGTCGAACTGGACGACGACATCGAGGACCGGCTGACTGCCCTCGGGTACCGGGACGAGTAA
- the aglG gene encoding glucosyl-dolichyl phosphate glucuronosyltransferase — MKVSVVICTYAPDVFDHFVDAVNSVLAGTYDDVEVVVVVDGDESLFERVRDRYGRHDDVVVHCNDENLGLSASRNVGVERASGDVVAFLDDDAVAHPEWVERLVSLYERHDAVAAGGRMTGRWVAGKPTFLPAEFYWLVGVTHRGFPLEECEVRNTFGSNISFRKEVFEELGGFETDLGRAGEQNLQGEETEFAARMRTRYGEGVWYDPEAVVEHKVFDYRTKPKWLLERAFWQGYSKRVMADILPDEDGGEESAFLRQLLFAFVPARLRAVVTERTAASALQLGFLVALTATVGLGFAFATVDRWRADRSPEQHT; from the coding sequence GTGAAGGTCTCCGTCGTCATCTGCACGTACGCACCCGACGTGTTCGACCACTTCGTCGACGCGGTCAACAGCGTCCTCGCGGGGACGTACGACGACGTCGAGGTCGTCGTCGTCGTCGACGGTGACGAGTCCCTCTTCGAGCGCGTCCGCGACCGATACGGGCGTCACGACGACGTGGTCGTCCACTGCAACGACGAGAACCTGGGCCTGTCGGCGAGTCGAAACGTCGGTGTCGAACGAGCGTCGGGCGACGTCGTCGCCTTCCTCGACGACGACGCTGTCGCACACCCGGAGTGGGTCGAACGACTCGTCTCCCTCTACGAACGACACGACGCCGTCGCCGCCGGCGGCCGGATGACCGGCCGGTGGGTCGCGGGCAAGCCGACGTTCCTCCCCGCGGAGTTCTACTGGCTCGTCGGCGTCACTCACCGGGGATTCCCCCTCGAGGAGTGCGAAGTCAGAAACACGTTCGGGTCGAACATCTCCTTTCGGAAGGAGGTCTTCGAGGAACTGGGTGGGTTCGAGACGGACCTCGGTCGCGCGGGCGAGCAGAACCTCCAGGGGGAGGAGACGGAGTTCGCCGCGCGGATGCGAACGCGGTACGGGGAGGGTGTGTGGTACGACCCCGAGGCGGTGGTAGAACACAAGGTGTTCGACTACCGGACGAAGCCAAAGTGGCTGCTGGAGCGCGCATTCTGGCAGGGCTACTCGAAGCGGGTGATGGCCGACATCCTTCCGGACGAGGACGGCGGGGAAGAGAGTGCGTTCCTGCGGCAGCTGCTGTTCGCGTTCGTCCCCGCTCGTCTCCGGGCGGTCGTCACCGAACGGACCGCGGCGAGTGCGCTCCAGTTGGGGTTCCTCGTCGCCCTCACGGCGACGGTGGGCCTCGGTTTCGCCTTCGCCACCGTCGACCGCTGGCGTGCTGACCGTTCACCAGAGCAACATACTTAA